The stretch of DNA CTTGCCTGGCGGAGCGGAATGCCGCCGGAACCGATTGTCAAGCAGCTCATCGGCATCAGCTGCCATAAACCGGCAGGGTTCGGCAAGAACAAGGTGGTTTCCTGCGCCGATGCCATCGCTCAGGCCATTCGGCAGCATCTGGAAAAAAATAACGGCTGCACCGATGAAAACCTGTCCGAAAAAGGCATGTTCGGCGCCTGCCCGGAATGCGGCGGGGTTATCGAACACGAAGGCGGATGTTGTGTCTGCCATTCATGCGGCTATTCCGAATGCGCGTAACAGCGCGGATGCGAGATGAAAAAAGCCTGAAAGCCGGCCGGCTTTCAGGCTTTTTTCATGACCGACGCTTTTTTTCAAATTCCTTTGCCGGCTGTCACTGCAAGATGTGCATTTCAACAGCCCTTACGGCATCAGCGGCGGAACTGGTTATTCCCCCTGTGTAGCCTGACCCTTCGCCCAGCGGATACAGGTTTTTTATAGTGACCGATTCGAATTTCTCATTGCGTTTAATCCGCACCGGAGATGAGGTGCGTGTTTCAGCGCCTATCAATATTGCCTGATCTGAAATAAATAACGGCACTTCTTCTTTCCATTTGGTAAATGCGGCCAACAGCTCCGAAACCACAAATTCCGGAAAGATGTCTTTCATATCGGCCGGGGAAACCCCCATCTTGTACGAGGTTTTATTCAAACCGGCTGAACTTTTTTCCCCCAGGAAATTCATTAAATTCTGCGCTGGAACCTTTCCTTTTTCTCCTGCCGCCTTAAAAGCTTTTCGCTCGATATTCTTTTGAAACTCTATCCCGGCCAACGGACAGATGGATTTGTAATCATCGGCATGGCACGTTACCACCAGCGCCGCATTTGAAAATGCCGATGCCCTGTGTGAATAACTCATCCCGTTGACAACCGTCATGCCGTGATCGGATGAGGCATTGATTATCTCGCCCCCCGGGCACATGCAGAATGTGTAAACACCCCGCCGAATTTTTCGATTGGTATAATTCAGAGAATAGGTGGCAGCCCCTAACCCAGCGAAATTTTTATATTTATCGCCATACCGCATAAGATTGATGGTTTCGACGGGATGCTCGATTCTGATCCCAACGGAAATCGGTCTCTGCTCCATGGCAACACCTTTGCCGTGCAGCATCGCAAATGTGTCGCGGGCGGAATGTCCTAACGCGATGAAAATACTTGAAGAGAGATATTCCTTCTCGCCATTGATTATAATACCCGACGCCTTCCCCTCCGATATCAGGATATCCGTCATTTTTGCGCCATAATGTATCTCGCCGCCTCTTTCAAGGATATGACGCCGTATGTTGCGAACAATTCTGCACAACACATCAGTGCCCAGATGAGGCTTGCTGATGTAACCTATTTCCGCGGGCGCCCCGAATTTGATAAAGGTCCGCAGCACCCGATTGACATAGCTCGTATTATTATTTCTTCGGGAAAAAAGCTTGCCGTCCGAGTATGAACCGGCACCACCTTCGCCGAATTGGATATTTGACTCAGAGTCTATCTCCCGTTCTTGTATAAATCTTTGGATATCAACGGAACGGTCCTCGATTTTTTTTCCTCTTTCAAAGATGACGGGTTTAAT from Desulfobulbaceae bacterium DB1 encodes:
- a CDS encoding dehydrogenase — encoded protein: MDLIIGNLQIPVERDGLDAYVCAAAQKMGIDEERIHIKNILSKSLDASDKEQFFYKITLVVAADDDFDNKQNFPAYTGQIKETRKAKQLPDRPLIVGFGPAGMFAALEFIAYGIKPVIFERGKKIEDRSVDIQRFIQEREIDSESNIQFGEGGAGSYSDGKLFSRRNNNTSYVNRVLRTFIKFGAPAEIGYISKPHLGTDVLCRIVRNIRRHILERGGEIHYGAKMTDILISEGKASGIIINGEKEYLSSSIFIALGHSARDTFAMLHGKGVAMEQRPISVGIRIEHPVETINLMRYGDKYKNFAGLGAATYSLNYTNRKIRRGVYTFCMCPGGEIINASSDHGMTVVNGMSYSHRASAFSNAALVVTCHADDYKSICPLAGIEFQKNIERKAFKAAGEKGKVPAQNLMNFLGEKSSAGLNKTSYKMGVSPADMKDIFPEFVVSELLAAFTKWKEEVPLFISDQAILIGAETRTSSPVRIKRNEKFESVTIKNLYPLGEGSGYTGGITSSAADAVRAVEMHILQ